One window of the Aquila chrysaetos chrysaetos chromosome 8, bAquChr1.4, whole genome shotgun sequence genome contains the following:
- the SERTAD2 gene encoding SERTA domain-containing protein 2 has product MLGKGGKRKFDEHEDGLEGKVVSPTDGPSKVSYTLQRQTIFNISLMKLYNHRPLTEPSLQKTVLINNMLRRIQEELKQEGSLRPVFVTASQPADPLSDNFREAQPAFSHLASQPLLPTDFVSTTPLESCLTPASLLEDDTFCTSPTVQHDGPTKPPPPALQPVKDSFSSALDEIEELCPAPTSAEAVAAETAADDSKDHPSESNVQKPEGLPESRTAESKLMDSLPGNFEITTSTGFLTDLTLDDILFADIDTSMYDFDPCTSATGAASKMAPVSADELLKTLAPYSSQPVTPNQPFKMDLTELDHIMEVLVGS; this is encoded by the coding sequence atgttggggaaaggaggaaagcgGAAGTTTGACGAGCATGAAGATGGGTTGGAAGGCAAAGTGGTGTCTCCTACTGACGGTCCCTCTAAGGTGTCTTACACCTTACAGCGTCAGACTATCTTCAACATTTCCCTTATGAAACTTTATAACCACAGGCCATTAACCGAGCCAAGCTTGCAAAAGACAGTTTTAATTAACAACATGTTGAGGCGAATCCAGGAAGAACTCAAACAAGAAGGCAGCTTGAGGCCTGTGTTCGTGACCGCTTCGCAGCCCGCCGACCCTCTCAGCGACAACTTCCGCGAGGCCCAGCCGGCGTTCAGCCATCTCGCctcccagccccttctccccacTGACTTCGTAAGCACTACGCCCCTGGAGTCTTGCCTCACCCCAGCCTCTTTGCTTGAGGACGACACTTTTTGCACTTCCCCGACTGTCCAGCACGATGGTCCGACAAAACCACCACCTCCTGCTCTCCAACCAGTAAAGGACAGCTTCTCCTCAGCCTTGGACGAAATCGAGGAGCTTTGTCCAGCACCTACCTCCGCAGAGGCAGTAGCAGCCGAAACAGCAGCCGATGACTCTAAAGACCACCCCAGCGAGTCCAACGTTCAAAAGCCCGAGGGCCTCCCAGAGAGCAGAACGGCCGAATCAAAACTCATGGACTCGCTACCTGGCAACTTTGAGATAACAACTTCCACAGGTTTCCTCACAGACTTGACCCTGGATGATATTCTGTTTGCTGACATTGATACATCCATGTATGATTTTGACCCCTGCACGTCTGCCACGGGGGCTGCGTCAAAAATGGCGCCTGTCTCAGCAGATGAGCTCCTAAAAACTCTCGCTCCATACAGCAGTCAACCAGTAACTCCAAATCAGCCTTTCAAAATGGACCTCACAGAACTGGATCACATCATGGAGGTGCTTGTTGGGTcttaa